One region of Streptomyces subrutilus genomic DNA includes:
- a CDS encoding IS5 family transposase (programmed frameshift): MSTRPWIVDDDLWALIEPLLPPWPTRSPGPRPVADRLCLQGILYVLHNDIAWQLLPPELGFGSGQTCWRRLERWQQAGVFDQLHRILLAELNAAGRLDWSRACVDGSHIRAKGGADTGPSPVDRRKTGSKHHLICDGRGTPLKVITTAANVNDVTQTLALVDGIPPVAGRPGRPRRRPDALLGDKGYDSNPNREELRKRRILPVISRKGAPNIKGMGKLRYVVEQTFALLHQFKRLAVRWERRTELHDALVSLACSLICWRRLKKHDS, from the exons GTGAGCACTCGGCCGTGGATCGTGGACGACGACTTGTGGGCGCTGATCGAGCCGCTGCTGCCGCCCTGGCCGACGAGGTCGCCAGGGCCGCGGCCGGTCGCAGACCGGTTGTGCCTGCAGGGCATCCTGTACGTCCTGCACAACGACATTGCCTGGCAACTCCTGCCACCTGAGCTGGGGTTCGGCTCGGGACAGACCTGCTGGCGAAGACTGGAGCGGTGGCAGCAGGCCGGGGTCTTCGACCAGCTGCACCGAATCCTGCTCGCCGAGCTGAACGCGGCCGGCCGGCTCGACTGGTCCAGGGCATGCGTGGACGGCTCTCACATTCGCGCG AAAGGGGGAGCCGACACCGGTCCGTCGCCGGTCGACCGGCGGAAGACGGGCAGTAAGCACCACCTGATCTGCGACGGACGCGGCACCCCGCTCAAGGTCATCACGACCGCGGCGAACGTCAATGACGTCACCCAGACCCTCGCCCTGGTCGACGGCATCCCGCCAGTGGCGGGCCGCCCCGGCCGTCCCCGCAGACGCCCGGACGCCCTGCTCGGCGACAAGGGCTACGACTCCAACCCCAACCGGGAAGAGCTGCGCAAACGCCGGATCCTGCCCGTCATCTCCCGCAAAGGAGCCCCGAACATCAAGGGCATGGGCAAACTCCGCTACGTCGTGGAGCAGACCTTCGCCCTGCTCCATCAGTTCAAACGCCTCGCCGTCCGATGGGAACGCCGCACCGAACTCCACGACGCGCTCGTCTCCCTCGCCTGCAGCCTCATCTGCTGGAGACGCCTCAAGAAACACGATTCATGA
- a CDS encoding PepSY domain-containing protein, producing the protein MTTLTRLQALAVGVAVSSTLLAGACGAAKAPVTAAPAAPTSPQATATGGGGLTEDQRERMTLVPQAKLQWDKAADTAVGTVPASRLVDIELTTAGAAPGSSPATAMPVWDVTVAAADGTVHDVHVDAVNGKVTRSRVEPGQDAEDKSEVAEQLKAVTTTAQQAVKTATDRKAGTVTAVELDDDVWSVDVVTPDWNKTTYDIDAAKGTVVREHVDRD; encoded by the coding sequence ATGACAACTCTTACTCGCCTCCAAGCTCTGGCCGTGGGCGTCGCCGTCTCGTCCACCCTGCTGGCCGGCGCCTGTGGCGCCGCCAAAGCGCCTGTGACCGCGGCCCCCGCCGCACCGACATCTCCGCAAGCCACTGCGACGGGCGGTGGCGGGCTCACCGAGGACCAGCGCGAACGCATGACCCTCGTCCCTCAGGCAAAGCTGCAGTGGGACAAGGCCGCGGACACCGCAGTCGGCACCGTGCCGGCGAGCCGCCTCGTCGACATCGAGCTGACCACCGCCGGCGCTGCCCCGGGGAGCTCCCCGGCCACTGCCATGCCGGTGTGGGACGTCACAGTCGCCGCCGCGGACGGAACCGTCCACGACGTCCACGTGGACGCTGTGAACGGGAAGGTTACGCGTTCGCGGGTCGAGCCCGGCCAGGACGCCGAGGACAAGAGCGAAGTCGCCGAGCAGCTGAAGGCAGTGACCACCACAGCGCAGCAGGCCGTGAAGACCGCCACGGACCGCAAGGCCGGCACCGTCACGGCCGTAGAACTCGACGACGATGTCTGGTCCGTCGATGTCGTCACCCCGGACTGGAACAAGACCACCTACGACATCGACGCCGCCAAGGGCACCGTCGTACGCGAGCACGTCGACCGAGACTGA
- a CDS encoding dienelactone hydrolase family protein produces MAEVLVFHHGHGLTAGVREFTEHLGRAGHTVHLPDLYEGRVFDSLEEGMGYAENVGFDTITARGTAAAEGLSAELVYVGFPLGVLPAQKLAQTRPGARGALLLEACVPVSEFGGAWPQDVPVQIHGMDADPCFAGEGDVDAARAVVGTAVDGELFLYPGGRHLFTDSSLPSYGEQAATQVNIRVLGFLDRIK; encoded by the coding sequence ATGGCTGAGGTGCTGGTTTTCCACCATGGGCACGGGCTGACCGCCGGCGTTCGCGAGTTCACCGAGCATTTGGGACGGGCCGGACATACCGTCCACCTTCCAGACTTGTACGAGGGGCGGGTATTCGACAGCCTCGAGGAAGGTATGGGTTACGCCGAGAACGTCGGGTTCGACACGATCACCGCGCGCGGAACCGCCGCCGCCGAGGGACTGTCTGCAGAGCTCGTCTACGTCGGGTTCCCGCTTGGCGTCCTGCCGGCACAGAAGCTGGCCCAGACCCGCCCCGGCGCAAGGGGCGCGCTGTTGCTCGAGGCATGCGTCCCAGTCTCGGAGTTCGGCGGCGCCTGGCCGCAGGACGTCCCAGTCCAGATTCACGGCATGGACGCAGATCCGTGCTTCGCCGGGGAGGGCGATGTGGACGCAGCCCGCGCCGTCGTCGGGACTGCGGTGGATGGCGAGCTGTTCCTCTACCCCGGCGGCAGGCACCTGTTCACCGACAGCAGCCTCCCGTCCTATGGAGAACAGGCCGCAACGCAAGTCAACATTCGAGTGCTCGGCTTCCTCGACCGCATCAAGTAG
- a CDS encoding fatty acid desaturase family protein, translating into MTAIDPTAHLTAEQIEELGRELDAIRDEVIADRGERDAAYIRKVISAQRKLELVSRGVLLFSFFPPAWLLGTAGLSVAKIMDNMEIGHNILHGQWDWMRDPKIHSTTWEWDHVSPSEQWKHSHNELHHTYTNVIGKDNDLGYGIMRVDEDQRWHPFHLGQPLWNFINACFFEYGIAAYDLELGKNLHKRRRKSPEFRARAKAVGRKIRKQVLKDYVIHPLLSGPSFLTTLAATFTANLVRNIWTHSVIMCGHFPEGVQVFERRSITGETRGQWYLRQMMGSANISGSKAMHFMTGNLSHQIEHHLFPDLPSNRYAEVAVKVRALFEKYELEYVTGPLPKQVFSAWHKVFRLSLPNKKPKVKTPDREQELVAA; encoded by the coding sequence TTGACCGCCATCGACCCCACCGCCCACCTGACCGCGGAGCAGATCGAGGAGCTCGGCCGCGAGCTGGACGCGATCCGCGACGAGGTGATCGCCGACCGCGGCGAGAGGGACGCCGCCTACATCCGCAAGGTCATCTCGGCGCAGCGCAAGCTCGAGCTGGTCAGCAGGGGCGTGCTGCTGTTCTCGTTCTTCCCACCCGCGTGGCTGCTCGGCACAGCGGGTCTGTCCGTGGCGAAGATCATGGACAATATGGAGATCGGCCACAACATCCTGCACGGCCAGTGGGACTGGATGCGGGACCCGAAGATCCACTCCACCACCTGGGAGTGGGATCACGTCTCGCCGTCCGAGCAGTGGAAGCACTCGCACAACGAGCTGCACCACACGTACACCAACGTGATCGGCAAGGACAACGACCTCGGCTACGGCATCATGCGCGTCGACGAGGACCAGAGGTGGCACCCGTTCCACCTCGGCCAGCCGTTGTGGAACTTCATCAACGCCTGCTTCTTCGAGTACGGCATCGCAGCGTACGACCTGGAGCTCGGCAAGAACCTGCACAAGCGCCGCCGCAAGAGCCCGGAGTTCCGCGCGCGGGCCAAGGCCGTGGGCCGCAAGATCCGCAAGCAGGTACTCAAGGACTACGTGATCCACCCGCTGCTGTCGGGCCCGTCGTTCCTCACCACGCTCGCCGCCACGTTCACCGCGAACCTGGTCCGCAACATCTGGACCCACTCGGTGATCATGTGCGGGCACTTCCCCGAGGGCGTACAGGTCTTCGAGCGCCGGTCGATCACGGGCGAGACGCGCGGGCAGTGGTACCTGCGCCAGATGATGGGCTCGGCGAACATCAGCGGCAGCAAGGCCATGCACTTCATGACCGGCAACCTGTCGCACCAGATCGAGCACCACCTGTTCCCGGACCTGCCGAGCAACCGGTACGCCGAGGTCGCGGTGAAGGTGCGCGCGCTGTTCGAGAAGTACGAGCTGGAGTACGTCACCGGGCCGCTGCCCAAGCAGGTGTTCTCCGCGTGGCACAAGGTCTTCCGGCTCTCGCTGCCGAACAAGAAGCCCAAGGTCAAAACGCCGGATCGCGAGCAGGAGCTCGTCGCGGCTTGA
- a CDS encoding ferredoxin reductase, whose translation MVTTPLLPSDYLDLVSPLRAGADLRGRIEAVQPETGDAATVVIRPGRGWRGHTAGQYVRIGVDVDGVRLWRAYSITSPTNRQDGRIAITVKAIPDGKVSNHLVRRAKPGTLVQLHQPAGDFVLPQAKPAKVLYLTAGSGITPVMGMLRDIEFDDVVMVHCAPQPQDVIFRNELHDLVADGKLRLTEVHTDTDGMLDIVRLDELVPDWAEREAWVCGPAGLLDAAEEHWTEHGVRERLHTERFRPRIVVAGDGGEVTFSATGRTVAADGATPLLDVGEKASVLMPSGCRMGICFGCVTPLKAGAVRDLRTGEITEAGPGVLIQTCVSAAAGPCDIEQ comes from the coding sequence ATGGTCACGACGCCGCTGCTGCCGTCGGACTATCTCGACCTGGTCAGTCCGCTGCGTGCGGGCGCGGACCTGCGTGGGCGCATCGAGGCCGTGCAGCCCGAGACGGGTGACGCCGCGACTGTCGTGATCAGGCCGGGACGGGGCTGGCGCGGCCACACAGCCGGTCAGTACGTGCGGATCGGGGTCGACGTCGACGGGGTGCGCCTGTGGCGTGCCTACTCCATTACCTCGCCGACAAACCGCCAGGACGGCCGGATCGCGATCACCGTGAAGGCGATCCCGGACGGCAAGGTCAGCAACCACCTGGTCCGCAGGGCGAAACCGGGCACGCTGGTCCAGCTCCACCAGCCGGCCGGTGACTTCGTGCTGCCGCAGGCCAAGCCCGCCAAGGTGCTCTACCTGACGGCCGGCAGTGGCATCACGCCCGTGATGGGCATGCTGCGCGACATCGAGTTCGACGACGTCGTCATGGTCCACTGCGCGCCGCAGCCGCAAGACGTGATCTTCCGCAACGAACTGCACGACCTGGTCGCGGACGGGAAGCTGCGGCTCACCGAGGTGCACACCGACACGGACGGCATGCTCGACATCGTCCGTCTCGACGAACTCGTGCCCGACTGGGCCGAGCGCGAGGCCTGGGTTTGCGGCCCCGCGGGCCTGCTCGACGCCGCCGAAGAGCACTGGACCGAGCACGGCGTACGAGAGCGCCTGCACACCGAACGCTTCCGCCCCCGCATCGTCGTCGCCGGCGACGGCGGCGAGGTCACGTTCAGCGCCACCGGCAGGACCGTCGCCGCGGACGGCGCCACGCCGTTGCTGGACGTCGGCGAGAAGGCCAGCGTGCTCATGCCCTCCGGGTGCCGCATGGGCATCTGCTTCGGCTGCGTCACGCCGCTCAAGGCGGGCGCCGTACGCGACCTGCGCACCGGTGAGATTACCGAGGCCGGGCCGGGCGTCCTCATCCAGACCTGCGTGTCCGCCGCGGCGGGCCCCTGCGACATCGAACAGTAG
- a CDS encoding PucR family transcriptional regulator has protein sequence MSHAIRRASELVLDETTVTALRAALRTTADEVVRAIIDEVPPYANALSGRMGATIRRAVRTALGLYLDLASGNATGGDAGDAAYELGRGEVRDGRSMDALLSAYRVGARVAWRGLAAGAVPAGLPAAEVAKFAELTFAYIDELSAASAAGHADELAARGRAHERHLEQLARDLLAGASPDVLLAAAQRAGWQPPDSLTAVLLPAAQARPAYRALDPSTLVLDDLPDASGVLLVPDADRAHLLRRLPDRTAVVGPARPWTRASASYARAVRARSLSSDIRDTEDHLPELVLSADVEAFADLRARALAPLRTLPVATARRLEETLRAWLLHQGKRDEVAAALFVHPQTVRYRMAQLRELFPDLASPHRVLELTLAVGLRVS, from the coding sequence GTGAGCCATGCAATCCGGAGGGCCAGTGAACTGGTCCTGGATGAGACGACGGTCACTGCGCTTCGGGCCGCGCTGAGGACCACCGCCGACGAGGTCGTACGGGCGATCATCGACGAAGTCCCTCCCTACGCCAACGCCCTTTCGGGCCGCATGGGCGCCACCATCCGTCGAGCCGTCCGCACCGCCCTGGGCCTCTACCTGGACCTCGCGAGCGGGAACGCCACGGGCGGCGACGCCGGCGACGCGGCCTACGAGCTGGGTCGCGGCGAGGTCCGCGACGGACGTTCGATGGACGCTCTGCTCAGCGCCTACCGGGTCGGCGCCCGCGTGGCCTGGCGAGGCCTGGCCGCAGGTGCCGTACCCGCAGGCCTGCCCGCCGCCGAGGTCGCCAAGTTCGCCGAGCTGACCTTCGCCTACATCGACGAGCTCTCCGCCGCGAGCGCCGCGGGTCACGCCGACGAACTGGCCGCCCGGGGCCGGGCCCACGAGCGCCACCTGGAACAACTGGCCCGCGACCTCCTCGCCGGCGCGAGCCCGGACGTGCTTCTTGCCGCTGCTCAACGGGCCGGGTGGCAGCCGCCGGATTCGCTGACCGCGGTCCTGCTGCCCGCCGCCCAGGCCCGGCCCGCCTACCGCGCGCTCGACCCGAGCACCCTTGTCCTCGACGATCTGCCGGACGCCTCCGGTGTGCTCCTCGTCCCCGATGCCGACCGAGCACATCTCCTGAGGCGGCTGCCCGACCGTACCGCCGTGGTCGGCCCGGCCCGGCCATGGACTCGTGCGTCCGCCTCGTACGCACGAGCCGTACGCGCGCGCTCCCTCTCCTCTGATATTCGCGACACCGAGGACCACCTGCCCGAGCTGGTGCTGAGCGCCGACGTGGAGGCGTTCGCAGACCTGCGTGCCCGAGCCCTCGCACCGTTGCGCACCTTGCCTGTCGCGACGGCACGGCGGCTGGAGGAGACGTTGCGAGCGTGGCTGCTGCACCAGGGCAAGCGGGACGAGGTGGCGGCGGCGTTGTTCGTCCATCCCCAAACGGTCCGGTACCGGATGGCGCAGCTGCGAGAGCTGTTTCCGGATCTCGCATCGCCGCACCGGGTCCTTGAACTGACGCTGGCAGTCGGTCTTCGGGTCAGCTGA
- a CDS encoding IS701 family transposase: MRAGELAAVRARLEEFASDVFAPLVRRDQRAKGSLYLRGLLLDGRRKSMQPMADRLGVDHQQLQQFMTSSTWPVDQVRARLAWRAVAAVRPQVWVVDDTGFPKDGRSSPGVARQYSGTLGKVGNCQIGVSVHAASDTASCPLSWRLFLPAAWDGPEAEARRRACRIPDTEHHRPKWQLALDMLDELDGHGLRPAVLVADTGYGANAVFRHGLEDRGRAYVLQAKAEMTAYGEDAEPQQPAYGGLGPRPLPRYRIRPVSLREHVLAAGRGSGRTVTWRKGSKAAMSSHFALLRVRLAGRRPKPADDGTIPLSWLIAQWPEDESEPVKYWISNLPADIPAKDLIRLAKARWRIEHDYRELKTALGLDHFEGRSFTGWHRHVTLVTAAHLFLTEQRRTPKAPARA, translated from the coding sequence ATGAGGGCTGGGGAACTTGCGGCGGTGCGGGCTCGGCTGGAGGAGTTCGCCTCTGACGTGTTCGCGCCGCTGGTGCGGCGGGACCAGCGGGCCAAGGGCTCGCTGTATCTGCGTGGGCTGCTGCTGGACGGCCGCAGGAAGTCGATGCAGCCGATGGCTGACCGGCTCGGGGTCGATCATCAGCAGTTGCAGCAGTTCATGACGTCTTCGACCTGGCCCGTCGACCAGGTGCGGGCCCGGCTGGCATGGCGGGCGGTGGCCGCGGTGCGGCCGCAGGTGTGGGTGGTGGATGACACCGGCTTTCCCAAGGACGGTCGTTCCTCGCCCGGGGTGGCCCGCCAGTACTCCGGCACCCTGGGCAAGGTCGGCAACTGCCAGATCGGCGTCAGCGTCCACGCCGCCTCGGACACCGCCTCATGCCCGCTGTCCTGGCGTCTGTTCCTGCCCGCTGCCTGGGACGGGCCTGAAGCCGAGGCCCGTCGGCGGGCCTGCCGGATCCCCGACACCGAACACCACCGGCCCAAGTGGCAGCTCGCCTTGGACATGCTCGACGAACTCGACGGCCACGGGCTGCGGCCCGCCGTCCTGGTCGCGGACACCGGCTACGGCGCGAACGCCGTCTTCCGCCACGGCCTTGAAGACCGCGGCCGAGCCTACGTGCTCCAGGCCAAAGCCGAGATGACCGCCTACGGCGAGGACGCCGAACCTCAGCAGCCGGCCTACGGCGGCCTGGGTCCCCGGCCGCTGCCCCGTTACCGCATCCGCCCGGTCTCCTTACGCGAGCATGTACTGGCCGCGGGCCGCGGCAGCGGCCGGACCGTGACCTGGCGCAAGGGCTCGAAAGCGGCGATGAGCTCGCACTTCGCCCTTCTGCGGGTCCGGCTCGCCGGACGTCGTCCCAAGCCGGCCGACGACGGCACGATCCCGCTGTCCTGGTTGATCGCCCAGTGGCCCGAGGACGAGAGCGAACCGGTGAAGTACTGGATCTCGAACCTGCCCGCCGACATCCCCGCCAAGGACCTCATCCGCCTGGCGAAAGCCCGCTGGCGGATCGAGCACGACTACCGCGAACTCAAGACCGCTCTGGGCCTGGACCACTTCGAGGGCCGCTCGTTCACCGGCTGGCACCGGCACGTCACCCTCGTGACCGCCGCCCACCTGTTCCTGACCGAACAGCGGAGGACCCCAAAAGCCCCTGCCAGGGCCTGA